The sequence CAACAATGTTATAAGGAAGTTTGCTACTAGACCTTTTCTTTCTCATGCTACGCTCAAAACATTATCCTGTATTGCTTACATGCAACCGGTTACCTCAAAGCAGCTAGTGGAGATCCGTGGAAGTCAGGTATATGGGCATCTGAAACTATTGTATCAAGCAGGTTTTGTTTCATACCAAAAGTTAGGACGCATGAAAATTTACCAAACCACAAAAAAGTTTCAGGACTACTTTGGGATAGATGGAGACTTGGAGAAACTCAGGAAGAGCTTAGTGAAGAAAGAGGCTAAAGGAAGTAATGTTCCTATACTGCAACCAATCCTAGAAAAGAGCACTTAGCTTATACGTTAATTGCACATGAGATTACAGGTTCCTATTATGTCTGTTCGTAGGCTTTACGAATCTGTACACACCTTCAGGATAAACAGAGTATATAATTGAGGCATGGGCATAATTCCA comes from Nitrososphaerales archaeon and encodes:
- the scpB gene encoding SMC-Scp complex subunit ScpB — encoded protein: MHEKDVKMQARIEAALYAAGRPLSVDELQKAAGTDSVNKAIKITRDLSKTINSHLHALEVVELMDGSFVMQLKLSYNNVIRKFATRPFLSHATLKTLSCIAYMQPVTSKQLVEIRGSQVYGHLKLLYQAGFVSYQKLGRMKIYQTTKKFQDYFGIDGDLEKLRKSLVKKEAKGSNVPILQPILEKST